The nucleotide window CATCAAAACTATCTTCCCTGTGGACATCCCCCTGGACTACGATCCGCTGCCCGCCTTCCGAAAGGTAAACGTTCCGATGTTATGGGTTGTTGCCGGCCAGGACACCGAAGCCCCCAACGAAGCCACTATTGCTGCCCTCAAGAAAGATCTGGTACAGCGTAAAAACATAGACCTCGTTATTTTCCCTCACGCAGACCATGGTATCATCGAAATGAAAGATACGCCGGAAGGCCCGGTGGCACTGGGCCGCCAGTCACCCGGTTATTTTGATTTGCTGAAAGACTGGATACTGACAAGGGAAATCCGCAAACAGTATGGCGAAGCCTTGCAGTTCACGCATTCTTCAAAACACTGATTTTCAGTTTTTTGAAGAAATTTCAAAAATTTTGTCCAAAACCTGTCTTATTCTGTTGCAACTAGTTGTTATCTGGATATAACCTTTTAATTTTAAAGCCATGAAGAATTTTTTGTTTTTATTCAGAAATGATACTAATCTGCCAAAACGTTCACCGGAAGAAATGCAGGCCACTACCAAATTATGGATGGACTGGATTGGCAGTATCGCTGCACAGAACAAGCTGGCAGACCGTGGAAACCGACTGGAACCAAATGGTAAAGTATTAAGACCAGGTAACGTCGTAACAGATGGTCCTTATACAGAGATCAAGGAAGCCCTGGGTGGTTATACCATGGTGAAAGCCGCTTCCATGGAAGAAGCTATGGAACTCGCCAGCGGATGCCCTATCCTGCAACTGGGCGGTAATGTGGAAGTAAGAGAAATCAGTATTTTATAATCATCTGCTTAAAATCAACAAGCCTATGTAATATTGCAGTATTACATAGGCTTTTTTGTTATGGAAGAAAAAGAACTGCTCCCCCATCTGTTCAGGACGGAATACAGTAAGATCACCGCTGTATTGTGCAAACTGCTGGGATTTGAACATCTGGATATTGCCGAGGATATTGCCAGTGACACTTTTTTGTCTGCCTCCGAAACCTGGGGTATTAAGGGTTTGCCGGAAAATCCGGCTGCATGGCTGTACACGGTTGCCAAAAACAAGGCAAAGAACCATCTGAAACATCAGGCGGTATTTCAGGAGAAGGTAGCAGTACAATTAAACCGGGCCGCCACCAGCGAAGTACCAGACATAGATCTGTCTGCCCAGAACATCAAAGACAGCCAGCTTCAGATGATGTTTGCCGTATGCCACCCGGCTATTTCGGTAGAGTCGCAGATAGGGATGGCCCTGCGTGTATTGTGTGGTTTTGGTATCAATGAAATAGCAGACGCGTTTCTCACCAATAAAGATACTATCAACAAACGTCTATTGCGGGCTAAGGAGAAGCTAAGGGAAGAACAGATCAGCATTGCCTTTCCGGGTGAAGCAGAGATAGCCGGCCGGCTGGACGCTGTACTCAGGACCTTGTATCTGTTGTTTAACGAGGGATATTTTTCTGCCAGCCATGATCATTCACTTCGTAAAGAGCTTTGTCTGGAAGCCATGCGCCTCACTTTCCTGCTGACAGAAAATGAGAGCACCAATGCCCCTTCCGTGAATGCGCTGCTTTCCCTGATGAGCTTCCAGGCTTCACGCTTTGAAGCGCGGACCGATGCCAGCGGTGACACCGTTTTATATGACGACCAGGATACCAGCCTGTGGGATGATGATCTTATCCGGCAGGGAGAATACTTTCTGAACATGGCATCCAAAGGGAATACCCTTACCAAATACCACCTCGAAGCAGGCATTGCCTACTGGCATACCATCAAAGCAAACACTCCTCAGAAATGGGAAAATATTCTGCAACTCTATAATCATCTGTTGACAGTAGAGTACTCTCCTATAGCCGCACTCAACAGGACCTACGCCCTCTCCCGTGCCAACAGCAAAGAGGCCGCCATTAAGGAAGCCCGCAAGCTGGAGCTGAATGATCATTACCAATATCATCTGCTTCTGGGCGAATTATATGCGGGCATAGATAACAAGGTAGCCATTGCTTCTCTTGAGAAAGCCCTTACATTAAGCCATTCAGCTGCTGACAAAAAAGTAATCACCCATAAAATAGAACTGCTCAGGGAAACTGCGTGACCTGTTGCACCACCATCGTATACAGTTTTTGTATCAGTTGCGCTCTATGTTGCTGAAAGGCTGCTTCATCAGCCTTCAGGATGGCGGCTGCCACCAACGGGAGTTGCAGGGTAGCAGTTATCTCTTCTGTAACAACAGCGGGGTAAAAACTACAGGCCACATCAAACCCTTCCCAGCCTTCAAAAGACAACCACTCGCTCACGACCATCAGGCAATATGGACAGGGATGCAGTTGTTGTTTCAGCTCATCCAGCGGTAACCAGTAGTTTCTTTTCAGCTGCGCTGCTTCTTCAATAGCCAGACAAATTTTGTCAAGGGCTGTTTCGTGATCGTTTTTGTATTTACGCAATATCCTTTCCGTTAGTGTAAAACGGGCTTCCTCTATGCCTGCCAATGTTTTGGCAATATCATACTGATGCTGTTCCAGCTGCTGCTGCACCAATTCCGGCGAAGCATCCGTTTTGCCCAGGACAACAGCCTTTATTTCGGCCTTAAACAACGCCGCTGCAGCAGCCACGTCACCATTCGTTTTGCTAAGCAGCATCTGCGCATGCCGGATACCAACGGGAAAGTATGTACGTAGTTCGTCTATCTCCTGTTTTCTTTCCATCATACTGCAAAATAAACAGAAAATATCCTTTTCCCTAAAACCATTGACAGGTCTGCAACGGAAGGTTATCCCCTCTCCATCAAACTTCTTTGTTTTAAAAATATAATTCCTGACTCCCCACGATTCTCCGGATATCTGTCAGACAACACCATCATCACCTCAATTTTTATCTTCCCATTCTGCAACACCCATCTTTACCGAAAGCCTTGTTGGTATTGAAAGTTATCCCTTTCTTCGCCGAAAAAAACATGCAGGACTTACTCTATATTAATGATGAAAATGATAACAGTTGCCTTGAATCCTTCCGGCATATCGCCGAAACACTGATGAACAGGCATCTTTTTAAAGTGAGGAATCAATACTACCGGATCGTGGATTGTGAGTTTTACTACAACAGCAGGCAACATAACGATCCCTACGCCTCAACACATGAACAGTCCGGCAGTTCCGGTGAATGGAACTTCCATGGCTCCGGAATGGACATCACCCTCAGCGGCCAGCATACTTTTGGTGGCATCATGATCCAGGGCATCGCTGCCGTAGCAAACGGGCACGAAGTACCCTCCAAAGACAACGCTACCTCCGGCCCTTTAAAAGTATGTTCTGAAATTTTTCAGCATGTCGGCAGTGTATGGGCAGCTACTCCGTTACACTTCGGACTGGTACCGATAGAACAATCTATTGGCCGCGGAGCCATTGAGGCGGCTATATTTTCCGTTCCCCGGATAGGGCTGAATATCACAAAAGATAACCATGGTAATTTCAGTAAAAGACCGTACCGGTTTCTTACCTTTCTGCATCTTCCGCACAAGGAAGGAGAAAAAATAAGAAAATACCTGACACTGGAAGCAGACGAGGCTATCAGCCCGGTAGCTTACCAGGCGTATAATACGGGGAGGAAGTGGTGATGGATTGTATATTTCTACTTAAGCAATTCATTGATACCCACAAAACGATACCCTTTGTCTTTTAAGGACTGGATAAGAACATCGAGCTTGTTGTAGAATTTATCTGTGCGGGCAGGGTCGGTACCAATATGCATCAACAGCATAAAACCATTGAGTCCTGCAGGTTGTGCAGCCTCATACTGCATGATGGAGTCATAGATCTGATCTGAAGTGCGATAACCTTTCATGGCAGGTGTGGTATAGTCTGCGTTGGAGCGTGTGCCGGGTGTGAAGTTCACCAGTTGCAGTCCTTCTTCCCGGGTCCATTCCGCGATGGTATCATTGTACCATTCGTAGGGCGGTAAAAAGTAGGGAGCTGCCGTCTTTTTAATGCCTAATGTTTCCATTCTGTGATAGTTGGCTGAAAGGTCCTGCTGAAAGGCTTTCCGGGATATCAGCAGGCTGTCGCGTTTTTGCCAGTCGCAGTAAAGCGGATGCTGATCAGAGTGCGGCCCGAGATAATGTCCATCGGCCTGCAGTTGTTTGATCAGCGGTTGAAAGGCCGGGTTACTATAAAATTTTCCTGTCAGAAAAAAAGCGGCGGGTACCTGATACTGTTGTAATACCCGTCGTATCACAGGTCCACCATCCGCAAACTCGTCACCAGTAAATACGAGTGTGAGCGTTTTGTGACTGGTGTTTCCGCGGATGATGGCACCATGAGCATAGGTACCGGCAGATGCGGAGGGTACCGCTGGTTTTGAGGGCGCAGCGGGCGTTTTAGCAGGAACGGCTTTATGTGCTTCGTTATCCATGGCAGCCAGCAGATAAACCAATGAAGCGGTACCGTCCATGGTAGGCTCATTGGTGCTGTAGTCGCCGAAGTCGTCATGATATACGGCCAGATCGCTCTGGAATTCAACGTAGGCATCGGGTTTGGACAGTTTAATGCCGATGAGGTTCTTGTAAATATTCGTATATACGGGACCGTCTACCAGGCCTCCATCAATCGGATAATGTCCCAGGTGCGTGAATGCAGAATGCGGATCTTCCGGTGTATCACCCTGTGCAGGCAGGCCATACACCATGCTGGTACCCCATGGATTGCAACCAAACAGCCAATCGAAGTTGGCCTGTTCCAGTGCTTCAAATGCCTTACTACCGGTGAGCTGCCGGTACCAGTAACACTGAATGGCAAATGAAGTGGTCAGGTTATTACTGCACCATATAAAAGGGATGTAACGATAAAAAGCGTTATTTTTTGCTTTCTGCCATACTTTTTCTATGCCCGTTTTATAATATCCGGTAATGGTTTGTTTGTCTTTGTTACTGAGTTGTTTGGCCAATTCATAATGTCCGAGGTTGATGAAAGGGTACCACTGATAATGATGGGCGGTATCCGATCCCAGCCAGGGTGTAATTTTCTCCTGTTCGGCGTAGGCGAGCGCCTGTTGCCGGTATACATCCTTTTTACCGATATGATATAACGAAGCCGCGGCCAGTTCCATATCATCGACCCAGTTATCTTCCGCATAGATATAGGGAGAGAGCACAGAAGCCGTCTGGCAGACACCGGGCTGTTTCAGTCCCATAGCATAAGCTGTAACAGCTTTCTGTTGCAGGATGCCAGCATAAGCAGCATCCTTATTACGGAGCAGCTGGTATCCGAGTGCAAAAGCACTGGCAAACTTACCTGCAGTAGACGCCACGCCGGTGGTTTTGTTCATGAATTTACCCCTGACCTGTGGTTGACCGGAGCAGAAATATACCGGCCGCTCAAACCCTCTGCCATAAAAGTCATCTTCTTTAGGCAGGCGCATGCCGTGGTGGTCGCGGTCGTCGGCGATCTGGTTAAACATCCAGGTATCACGCGGATGCATTTTCAGCAGCCAGTCGAGCCCCCAGCGGGCTTCATCAAGTACATCAGCTACCTGGTTGCTGCCCTCCAGCCCGTTGGCCGCATAGTGATCACCAAATACCTGCGGGAAATCACGATACGCTGCCAGCAAATGATAGGTAGCATTGGCTGACGTAGTGGAATATTGCAGATAGTCACTGGCATCATGCCAGCCACCAGCCACATCGAGATGCGTACTGTCAGACATAGGGCCATACAACGTATAGCCGTCATGGGTATGACAGGAATCTTTCAGGAAAGGATTAAACCAGCTACGTTGCTGACGCATATAACGCAGCACAAAGTCTGCTGTGCCGGCATAAACGTTGCCGGCTATACGAAAATAAGGCGACTTCGCCTCCCCCGCTTTCAGATAATAAGTCCCGGAGCGTTTCCAGGTGCTGAAATCCAGCCGGGCCGTCTGGTTAAACGGGCCATAATGTCCGAATGCCTTGCCTGTCCCCGCGGAAAACACTACGCTGCCACTGGCAGAATCCACCAGCTGGAAAGCAGACGGCACCACCGTTCCTTTACTACCCCATACAGCCACTTTAATGCCCCCGGGGAGGTAACCGAGCTGGTTAATCCTGATCCAGGAGCTGGTAGCCGCAAAAGCATTTGTTGTAGCGAGTCCGGCCAGCGCAAGGGCGCACATTATATTTTTCAGCTTGTATTTCATTATTCTAAATTACGAATCCCAGGACTAAAGTCCTGGGCTAAAATTGTTGAATGATGCGGCGGGGGTTTATGGATAGTTAGTCATTTTTTTTGCAGTATTCTTTCATTGTGGATCTAGTATTGTTGCGCTTTTTCTTTTTTTCTCTTATTGCTTTTATTGCTTTTATTGTTTTTGTTGCTTTTGTTGCTTTTGTTGCTTTTGTTGTTCTTATTGGAGCGGGCCTCTTATTGCAACTCTCCTGATATGTATACCCGGACGGCCTTGTACTGGCGGTTGAAGACAAGGATGTCTGCACGGCAGCCAGGTTCTATACGGCCGCGGTCTTTGAGGCCCATCAGGGTGGCCGGGTAGAGGGTGGCCATACGCAATGCTTCATCCAGTGGTATATCTGCATGCTCCACACAACGTTTTACTGCTCCCAGAAGCGTGAGCCGTGAGCCGGACAGCGTGCCGTCGGGCAGGGTGAAGCGGTCTTCCTGGGCCACATGCTGGTAGTCGCCTTCACGATTGGTTTCTACAGCATCGGTAATCAGGAAGAGGCGGTGGCCCAACATTTTTTTACCGATGATGAGTGCGCTATCATCCACATGAATATTATCGGCGATGATGCTGGCATATACACCGGCATTACAGAAGGTAGCACCAGGCAGGCCGGTATCACGGTGATGCAGTGAGGACATGGCATTAAACAGATGTGTTACTGCCTTAACACCATTCATAAAACCCGCGGAGGCCTCTTCGAAAGTGGCGTTACTATGTCCGGCAGACACCACCACGCCCTGTGCATGCAGGTAACGAATGATAGCCGGATCACACATCTCAGGTGCCAGCGTGATCATCTTCACCACTCCCCTTGCCGCGGCCAGCAAGTCTTCTACCTCCTGCATTTCGGGACGTTTGATGTATGCCTGGATATGGGCGCCCTTTTTTACCGGGTTGATATAAGGACCTTCCAGATGCATGCCCAATACAGCGGGATGAGGGTTTTCCTGTACTATCGAAATACATTGCTTGAACAGGTCAATGCTGTTGGTGGCCAACGTAAGCAGGAAACCTGTAGTGCCATTTTTCACTAGTGCACGCGTCATCGCCTGCAGCGCTGCTACAGATGGTTGGCTGGAAAACAGGTAACCACCACCACCATATATCTGCAGGTCCAGCAGGCCCGGCGCAATGAACTGCCCTCCACAGTCGATGATGGCCGCATGGGCAGGCACTTCACCAGGATTTACCAGCGCCAGTACCTGCCCATGTTCCAGTAATAATGTTTTTCCGGTCAACACCTGTGTGCCGGTAAAAATGGTTCCGTTAGTGAAAGCAGTGAGCATAAGTCTATTTTAGTTCCAACCCGGGTTCTGTTTAAGGTCTGTCCCCTGGTCTTTGTACAGCTTGATCTGGTCGAGTGGCAAAGGATCCAGGTATACTTTCGGATCGTTAAAGATACGTTGTGAACTGGCCTGTACCGCGGGCATCATATACCCTTCCGATGCATTGTTCTCCAGCACTACATTCAGTTTGGATGAATAATCAGATTTTTTGATCCATGCACCCAGGTTAATGTCCTTGTTGGTCCTGGTGTCTACATAGGCCAGTTTGCTCCAGCGGCGCAGGTCATCGTAGCGGATGCCTTCCATCATCATCTCCACCCTGCGTTCACGCCGTATCTCCCAAATCATGGCAGGTACGGTCTGATCGCGGGCGGGGTCGTCGTATACCTGGCCATTGATGGCCGGCAGCACGCCCACGACCTGTAAAGCAGGCATATTGATTCCCTGTCTGCTTCTCAACTGGTTGATGGAACGGTCCAGGTCAGCTTGCGTTAAGATACCTAATTCTGCGCACGCTTCTGCATAATTCAGCAACACTTCTCCATAACGGATAACGGGAGCATCCGTAGGATTCAGCATAGACGTGCCTTCCAGCTTATCTTTTATTTCATCATTTAAAAATTTCTGTACGGCATAACCGGTGGTGGAAGGCTGTCCGATCAGGCCATTGAGCCGCAAGGCTTTTACAAAGGTTTCGTACATCCGCGGATCGCGGTCGGTCATCACAGCATCGATGGTCTTATCTCCTTTATACAATGCAGAAACGCGGATGGGCAGGCCGTCCTTGCACAGATAAGACTCGACCGCATTTTTGCTGGCGCCGGTTTGTCCTTCTGTATTGACATAACTCATGAGGGCATGCGTGAGGATACCGGTTTCATAACGGCGATAGAGAATCATCTCCTGGTTACCGGCCAGATCGAGGGAGCTGAAAAGCGCACGGTAGCCACGGCCCAGCGTATAACCACCTTCATTGATCACCTTATCTGCTGCCCAGCGGGCTGCTTCCAGGTATTGTTTTGCCTTTTCGCTGTTATTCTCCCGGTACTTCATCCAGGTGCCTTCAAACAAAAATATTTTAGACATATAAGCCAGCACCACGTATTTGTTGATCGTCAGTCCCGGCTCTCCATCGCTCTTGCGTACATTCTCCGCCGCAAACTTAAAATCGGCCAGCACACTGTCCATCACCTGTGCTCTGGGGTCACGCGGGCGGTACAGCTCTTTGATATCTGTTTCTTCCAGCACTTTTCCATACCAGGGCACATCACCAAACCTATTGACCAGCGAAGCATATTCCAGCCCTCTGAAAAAACGGCCTATGCCTTCCCAGTGTTTCATG belongs to Chitinophaga sp. HK235 and includes:
- a CDS encoding glycoside hydrolase family 9 protein — translated: MKYKLKNIMCALALAGLATTNAFAATSSWIRINQLGYLPGGIKVAVWGSKGTVVPSAFQLVDSASGSVVFSAGTGKAFGHYGPFNQTARLDFSTWKRSGTYYLKAGEAKSPYFRIAGNVYAGTADFVLRYMRQQRSWFNPFLKDSCHTHDGYTLYGPMSDSTHLDVAGGWHDASDYLQYSTTSANATYHLLAAYRDFPQVFGDHYAANGLEGSNQVADVLDEARWGLDWLLKMHPRDTWMFNQIADDRDHHGMRLPKEDDFYGRGFERPVYFCSGQPQVRGKFMNKTTGVASTAGKFASAFALGYQLLRNKDAAYAGILQQKAVTAYAMGLKQPGVCQTASVLSPYIYAEDNWVDDMELAAASLYHIGKKDVYRQQALAYAEQEKITPWLGSDTAHHYQWYPFINLGHYELAKQLSNKDKQTITGYYKTGIEKVWQKAKNNAFYRYIPFIWCSNNLTTSFAIQCYWYRQLTGSKAFEALEQANFDWLFGCNPWGTSMVYGLPAQGDTPEDPHSAFTHLGHYPIDGGLVDGPVYTNIYKNLIGIKLSKPDAYVEFQSDLAVYHDDFGDYSTNEPTMDGTASLVYLLAAMDNEAHKAVPAKTPAAPSKPAVPSASAGTYAHGAIIRGNTSHKTLTLVFTGDEFADGGPVIRRVLQQYQVPAAFFLTGKFYSNPAFQPLIKQLQADGHYLGPHSDQHPLYCDWQKRDSLLISRKAFQQDLSANYHRMETLGIKKTAAPYFLPPYEWYNDTIAEWTREEGLQLVNFTPGTRSNADYTTPAMKGYRTSDQIYDSIMQYEAAQPAGLNGFMLLMHIGTDPARTDKFYNKLDVLIQSLKDKGYRFVGINELLK
- a CDS encoding RagB/SusD family nutrient uptake outer membrane protein: MEKKLYLLLCIMLLAGGCKRTMDDFLTRLPPDRMTDPEYWTNEQAVRTFAWGFYTNYFSGYGSGWTWGKYFSGQSLNDDFAPTAPSQFTQNIPASGGGWSFGYVRKANLFLNRIHLATMDDAAMKHWEGIGRFFRGLEYASLVNRFGDVPWYGKVLEETDIKELYRPRDPRAQVMDSVLADFKFAAENVRKSDGEPGLTINKYVVLAYMSKIFLFEGTWMKYRENNSEKAKQYLEAARWAADKVINEGGYTLGRGYRALFSSLDLAGNQEMILYRRYETGILTHALMSYVNTEGQTGASKNAVESYLCKDGLPIRVSALYKGDKTIDAVMTDRDPRMYETFVKALRLNGLIGQPSTTGYAVQKFLNDEIKDKLEGTSMLNPTDAPVIRYGEVLLNYAEACAELGILTQADLDRSINQLRSRQGINMPALQVVGVLPAINGQVYDDPARDQTVPAMIWEIRRERRVEMMMEGIRYDDLRRWSKLAYVDTRTNKDINLGAWIKKSDYSSKLNVVLENNASEGYMMPAVQASSQRIFNDPKVYLDPLPLDQIKLYKDQGTDLKQNPGWN
- a CDS encoding YciI family protein, which codes for MKNFLFLFRNDTNLPKRSPEEMQATTKLWMDWIGSIAAQNKLADRGNRLEPNGKVLRPGNVVTDGPYTEIKEALGGYTMVKAASMEEAMELASGCPILQLGGNVEVREISIL
- a CDS encoding RNA polymerase sigma factor, which encodes MEEKELLPHLFRTEYSKITAVLCKLLGFEHLDIAEDIASDTFLSASETWGIKGLPENPAAWLYTVAKNKAKNHLKHQAVFQEKVAVQLNRAATSEVPDIDLSAQNIKDSQLQMMFAVCHPAISVESQIGMALRVLCGFGINEIADAFLTNKDTINKRLLRAKEKLREEQISIAFPGEAEIAGRLDAVLRTLYLLFNEGYFSASHDHSLRKELCLEAMRLTFLLTENESTNAPSVNALLSLMSFQASRFEARTDASGDTVLYDDQDTSLWDDDLIRQGEYFLNMASKGNTLTKYHLEAGIAYWHTIKANTPQKWENILQLYNHLLTVEYSPIAALNRTYALSRANSKEAAIKEARKLELNDHYQYHLLLGELYAGIDNKVAIASLEKALTLSHSAADKKVITHKIELLRETA
- the nagA gene encoding N-acetylglucosamine-6-phosphate deacetylase, yielding MLTAFTNGTIFTGTQVLTGKTLLLEHGQVLALVNPGEVPAHAAIIDCGGQFIAPGLLDLQIYGGGGYLFSSQPSVAALQAMTRALVKNGTTGFLLTLATNSIDLFKQCISIVQENPHPAVLGMHLEGPYINPVKKGAHIQAYIKRPEMQEVEDLLAAARGVVKMITLAPEMCDPAIIRYLHAQGVVVSAGHSNATFEEASAGFMNGVKAVTHLFNAMSSLHHRDTGLPGATFCNAGVYASIIADNIHVDDSALIIGKKMLGHRLFLITDAVETNREGDYQHVAQEDRFTLPDGTLSGSRLTLLGAVKRCVEHADIPLDEALRMATLYPATLMGLKDRGRIEPGCRADILVFNRQYKAVRVYISGELQ